The genomic stretch GCATAAAACATCTAGGACATacaggttctcaacctgtaggtcgtgacccctttggaaGTCGAAtgtccctttcacaggggtcacatatcagatatcccccatatcagatatttacattatgattcataacagtagcaaattgcagttatgaagtagcaaaaaaattattttgtgatggggggggtcaccacaacatgagaaactgtattaacgGGTCACtgcattagaaaggttgaaaaccactgacctAGGACACCATAGGTCTCCTGTTTCCAAGGGAGGCCAAAAGTCATGTTGGTTCTCATCCTATCGGAAACCAACACGGTATGGACAAGCCACTCAGGCAGGGCCACACGGCTAGCTCATGGGCAAGTCCGGACCGAACCCCAGGTCTCCTGCTCCTGAGCTCTGTCTATTCTGCTTGCAGCCTCTCAGTCATGCCTTTGTGACACTATTTCACCCCCTCCCACCCATGCAGCCCCAGGACTGTTATCCCACGCTGCTGGGGATTGCCCCCAGGCTGGGGAGACTAacagtctgcctctctctctccagattgAGCGGCAGCTCTTTGAGGAGACCGTGAAGACCCTCAATGGTTTTTATGCGGAGGCTGAGAAGATCGGGGGCAGCTCCTACCTGGAGGGCTGCCTGGCCTGCGCCACGGCCTACTTCATCTTCCTCTGCATGGAGACCCACTATGAGAAGGTGCCGattccccatctccccttccccagctACCTTGCCACAGGCTCGTCTTTAAGGACCCCTATTTCTGCAGGTTCTCAAGAAGATTTCCCGTTACATCCAGGAGCAGAACGAGAAGGTCTTTGCTCCCCGAGGGCTCCTGCTCACCGATCCGGTGGAACGCGGAATGAGGGTTGTATCCTTCCGCGCTCTTCTACGCGAGGTGCAGAGTTGTCTACCCAACGGGCTCCTTGAGGATGTCGCTAGGAAATGGGAGCCTCCCTAGGGGCCTTCCGGGATCCCACACACCACTGGCTGTAGGCGTCCTTCACCGTTAGTTATTGGGGTCACATGTGAGTTTCAGGATTGGTCAGCCACCATGCAAAGGCTTTGAAAAATACTATctcgagttcgaggccagcctggtctacaaagtgagttccaggacagccagggctataacagagaagccctgtctcaacaaaacataacaaaacaaaacaaaacaaaacaaaacaaacaaaaacaaaaacaaaaacaaaaacaaaaagaaaaagaaaaagaaaaagaaaaagaaaaaaaaagaaaaataccatatCATGTGACGTCCATCTCATCCCAAGAGGTCGGGCCTTTCCTAGCCTCCCGTGTGTACCAGGATGGTGAAGGGAAGCTGGCTCAATCACTTACTTCAAGCAGCAGATTGTCACAGTTAGGATTTGAGCCCAGGCTCTCTTAACCTGTAATACTTTCTGGTACTTAAAGAGTCTGCAGGGCTTCCAACAATCTCCTTGAATAGCCTGTGTTGAGTCCCACTGTCCACTGAATACAGATGAGCAAAATGAGCGGCAGGATGGGGTTGCTGTATGGGTTGGCTGTCTTGGTGACAGGCCGGGCAGGGGGTGGATGGGAGTTCTGCTGACCCCACCTGGAACAGTAGTTCAGGTGAATAGCTCCCCGTGCAGTagttaaaataatacattttacaaTAAAGCTGAGAGAAGAGTTCAGAAAACATAGTCCCCAGAAACACCCATATCTCCCCCgattctttttttcctgagttCTTGTGTTGTGTTCAGTACTCAGGTACTCCATTTAATTTTCACAGGAACCTCAAGGCGCTGTTAGTGTCCCCACTTTGCAGA from Mus caroli chromosome 19, CAROLI_EIJ_v1.1, whole genome shotgun sequence encodes the following:
- the Golga7b gene encoding golgin subfamily A member 7B, translated to MATEVHNLQELRRSASLATKVFIQRDYSDGTICQFQTKFPPELDSRIERQLFEETVKTLNGFYAEAEKIGGSSYLEGCLACATAYFIFLCMETHYEKVLKKISRYIQEQNEKVFAPRGLLLTDPVERGMRVIEISIYEDRCSSGSSSSGSSSGSGSSSAGGGGAGAR